The genomic segment AAGGTTTCTTGAGATTCTCAGATTTGTGGGTTTATAGAAttcatcaaatttgaaaaatgtttggtcataattttctctccttttttttttttttttgagacagggtctcaccgtgttgcctgggctggagtctagtggtgtgattatggctcactgcggcctcaaccttctgggttcaggtgatcctcccacctcagcctgttgaatagctgggacataggtgtgcaccaccacatatagctaatttttaaatttcacgtagagatgggatcttgctatgctgcccaggctggtctcaaaatcctgggctcaagcaatccttccatctcagcctcccaaagtactaggattacaggcaggagccgccatgcccagcccattattatcagatattttttctcttctccttctccctgctCTTTTTTAGGACCGAATGATATGTATCTTAAGCTTTTTGAACGCTATAGCTCAGAGACGGTctgttcatttttcaaaaacctcctctctctgtgttttacttttaatAGTTTGTTGTGATGTCTTCAAGGTCATAAATCTGTTCTTTTGCAATGTCTAATCTGCCACCAACCCTGGCCAGTGGATTTTTAACCTCATATATTGTAGCTATCATCCAAAAatttaatttaggttttttaaaatatatatttttgtctctACTTAACTTCTTGAATATTTGGACTATAGTTACAAACCCTATTTAATTGTCCTGTCTACTAATATCTGCCGGTGCTGACCGTTTTGGGGCTTTTCCTTCTCATTACGGGTCACGTTTTCCTGTTTCATTGTATGCCTGGTGATCCGTGATGGGTGGTCAGACACTGTGAATTTTATCTTGTTAGGTGCTGAATGTTTTGTGTTCTATACATACACACGGTTGTTGTTCTGGGATGCAGTTAAGCTGGAAATGCGTTCATCCTTTGGGATATTGCTCTTATGTTGTGTTGGGCAGGACCAAGGCAGCTCAGTCTGCAGCTAGTTGTCCTGACTACTGTGCATCCTGCCCCGTCCCCCAGAGTCAGGGATGCTTTAACTCAGCAGGTGGAAACAATTGCTGTACCCAGCCTGTGTGAGTGTCCAGCACGGTTCCCTCTCACCCTCTCAGGTGGTCTTTTCCCAGGCCATAAGTAGTCTGCATATACACATGTGATCACTACCGCTCTGCTGAAAATTGCTAGCATGTGGCCATCTTCCAGTGTTCCCTACCAAGCCCTCTCCTCTGCCGGACTCTGTTCTGCCAACTCCAGCCACAGTGGCCTCCTTGGGCTCTCAGCTCTCTCTTCAGTTCAGGGAGTCGGAGGGGCTCCAACTGAGATGCCCTGTCCCGCCCCACACCATGGAAACTCAGGACTGTAGCTGGGACAGTCATTTCTTGGAGATTACAGGCCCTGAAAACCTTCATTCCatagattttgtctgtattttgCTTCAAGTGGGAAGGTAGATCTGATCACTTTTACTTCACCGTGGCCAAGAGGGGAAGTGCCAGCCCCATTTAATCCCTGAGTGAGTAAAAGCTTGGATTGCCAGTGATTCGCTAACAATCCATTGCGTGCCAGGGCACTCAAATGCAGCTGTCTGCCTTCCGAGTACATATCCCTGACCAGCATACTTCACCGCCCCAATCCTGCAAATTGTCACCAGCTATTTAttgtctgttttgatttttaaaggtaAAGCTAACAAATACCGAAGGAAAAGACTTCTGTGGTGGCGTTATAATACAGGAAAATTTTGTACTGACAACAGCAAAATGTTCACTGTTACACAGGAATATTAGTGTAAAAACACGTAAGTATTTTATCATGAGTTTTTATAAAATCACATTGGAAATAAACTATCCTATGtcagaatgaaatgaaaattttaaaactggaatGTTTGTTTCTAATGCAACATAGAACCGAATTTACTGTCAATAAAACTGAGATCCTTATACACTCAGGAAGCATCTGTAAAACACCCAGCACGaccgctgggcatggtgccaggcaAGTGCTGACTCACACTTAGCAAGGGAGGAACCGCCGCCAACACAAGGGTGATTGAACGGTCATGGCATAAGAGATGAGTAATTGGCTAAAAATTGGAAGAATGGGGCTGGAATCCCCCAGCAATTGAGAACCTGGGCTGAGATAGGAGCCTTCTCATTGGCTTATttgtgcctttcttttcttttcttttcttttttggagacagagtctcactctattccccaggctggagtgcaatggcgcgatctgggctcactgcaacctcagcctcccgggttcaagcgattctcctgcctcagcttcctgagtagttgggattacaggtgcctgccaccacactggctaatatttttgcatttttagtagagatgggttttcaccatgttggccaggctggtctcgaactcctgacctcaggtgatccacccaccttggacttccaaagtgctggaattacaggcatgagccactgtacccagccatgtGCCTATTTCTTTAGCTGTCTAAACGCACAATAGTTTCCATCTCATCGGGAATCTGCAGAGTTCCACATTAACCTGTCAGCAGGCTCTATCATGACTCTGaagaaactcaaaataaatatatttttactcttcatctttaatattttttttttgagacagaatctcattctgtggtccaggctggagtgctgtggtgcaatcttggctcactgcaacctccacctcctggtttcaagcgattctcctgcctcagcctcctgagtagctgggattacaggcatgcatcaccacgtccggctaattttttgtatttttagtagaaacagggttttgctatgttggaaaggctggactcaaactcctgccttggcctcccacagagctgggattataggtgggagccactgcgcccagccctgctgggattataggtgtgaaccactgcgcctggcccttaaaTATCTGTCAGTGAACAAAATCACCCGAAACCCACTTCTCTACAGCCACTATGTGACTGGCCTGGAAAGTTCTGCATCAGTGCTTCCTACTTTATAGTCATTTAACCAAACCCCATTGTAATTTCCAAAACAGAAAACTTACCTTGACTATTTTTAATGCTGGGACATTTGGTTGCAATGGTACAATCTGTGAGTGGCCTTTCCGTCCACAGAGGAATACAAAAGGCCACCACAGGGCAGTGAGCCTGCGGGTCTCCCAGGGGCCGTCTCTCCCTCCTCAGGTGGCTCACTGAGAAGTGAGTTCCTgtacttacctggcaggggagataccatgatcacgaaggtggttttcccagggcaaggcttatccattgcactcgaatgtgctgacccctgcgatttccccaaatgtgggaaactcaactgcataaataaaagttaaaaaatgaaaaaatttttaaaaattaaaaaaaagagagaagtgtgTTCCTGAATATCATGTCACCTTAAAAATCAGACTGTAAAGAATTGGCAATTGTTCCTGATTTCAGATTTTAATAGAACAAGCAAAGACCCACTGATGATGAAGATAAAGCATGCCCACGTGCACATGCGGTACGATGCAGACACTGGGGAGAATGACCTGGCCCTGCTGGAGCTGGAGCGGCCCCTCCAGTGCCCAGGCGCGGGGCTCCCCGTCTGCACCGCGGAGAAGGACTTCGCTGAGCACGTCCTCATCCCGCGCACCAGGGGCCTCCTCAGCGGCTGGGCCCACAACGGCACTGACCTGGGCAACTCGCTGATCATGCTGCCGGTCACACTTGTGGAGGGCGAGGAGTGCGGGCAGCTCCTGAACGTGACTGTCACCACTAGGACCTACTGCGAGAGAAGCGGCGTGGCAGCCACGCACTGGTTGGAGGGAAGTGTGGTCACCAGAGAGCACAGAGGCTCCTGGTTCCTCACGGGGGTCCTGGGTGCACAGCCAGCAGGAGGGCAGGCTCACACAGTCCTCGTCACCAAGGTCTCCAGGTACTCACTCTGGTTTAAACAGACGATAAAGTAGCAAAACTCAGCTAGCCAGAAAGAACACAACCGAAGTGGGATCCCAAGGTTGCACTGCCACCATGGGGCGGGGGGCACTGAAACTTCGCCACACGCCAGGTCACAGCGTCTGTGGCAACTGTCGCATCCCCGACCACCCACTCACGGAGCAGCAGAGCAGCTGGGTCGTTTACTGAGTGCTGTGATCTTTCTTTCCCTGGAACTCTATTTCAATAGAGACCTTAGAAAACACGAGATacactaaataataaaataagataatccGTCAGTTGCAAAACAGCCTGGTTTCCTGAAATTCTTTCCAAGTCCAGTGTTCTCTGTGCTCAGGGCCTGGCCACCCACTTGCACACAGGCGAGTGTGTTCTCGTGCAGAAGCCGCCAGCAATCACCAGTTACAGCCGAAAGTGACCTCCTGACTCTGCTGGTTCACCGGTTGCTACTGTGACCAAGATGGTGGCTCGGTGTGGGAAAAGTCACTAGAAGCAGGTTGgcagtggaggaggagaaggatccTGGGGTGCCCTAGAGAGGCAGCCTTAGAGGAAAGGGCCGGggagcacaggaggctgaggaggcagttTGGCATCTCATGGGCTTGTGTACCAGCCCATCTCTGGGAGGTTCCCACAGGTTCCCAGGCCCCGGGTCAGGGCTGAGCACTGGAGTCTCAGCTCTCTGCTCATCCCGCCAGGTGGCTCTTGGACAATTGCTCCAGTTACCCAGGGTGGAATCCCAGCACCTCGCCAATGGGCTGATGGGCGGCTGGGGCGGCGCTCAGTACTGCTGTGACTTGAGTGTGTCCCCTCAAAACTCTGAAGCTGGAACTTCCCCCAAGATGACGGTATGGGGGAGGGGTGCCCCCGGGAGGTAActaggccatgagggctctgccagACCCTTCTGTCCCTTCTCCCACACAAGGACACTGGAGCAAGTGCTACCTTGGAGACagccctcagcagacactgaatctgccggGCCTCTGCTGGCACCcagatcttgaacttcccagcccccagatcTGTGAGAACTGAGTTTGTGCTGTTtattactcagtctgtggtattctgtagAACAGACCAGGAGTCACAGTGAGCACCTGCTGTCCTGAAGGCTGCAGCTGCAACAGTGAGTACCAAGGACAGAGCTATAGCACAGCACCCCCCCCCCCCTCCCCGCCCAGAGACCGGAGCTCCTAGCAGGGTCTGAATTTGCACGGAAATGGACAGAAATGACCTGAATGTTCATGTTAACTCTGACTTCGTTAAGGAAGGGGCAAGACTGCTTCTCCACCAGCATCCTCAAGAAACAGTTTGCAGAGGCCGCTTGCGGGAGGTGGGTGGGCAAGGTCTGCTCAGCTCGGGCAAGGGCAAGGGCCAGCTGCAGGCACCGTGGCCAGCAGAGCGTCGTTGAAGAGCAGAAAGGACTTTTAACAAGGGGACTGAAAATGTAGGTGGACAGCTACTCTCCTGAGTTAAGAGGTTACCCGGGTTTTTAAGCCTTACTGTTCTTCAGCGCACTCTCTTACGTTTACACTTTAACCCCAGAATTAAACTTTTCTCCAATCTGTAGATGAAATGGCCCATTTCTCTGAAAGGAACTTGGCAAAAAGCAACACTGTAATTTAAGGCAAATTGATGGGGACAGCAGTTTAGAATTCACGCTAGTGAATTTTAGTCTTACTGAAGTTTGGTTGTATTATTTTCAGACTAACATAAGGTAATTCGGTCACTGCTTTAAATGCCTACTAATGATTTTTAAGCCAGCTAATGAATATGGCAGGCTTTCTGTAAATAACGCTGCAGAAATGTCTGCAGTCTTGCTTCTGGTACTTCCATTACAAATGTGGACTGACTAGAGTGGAAGCCCTGCTTGGAAACTATTCCCAACACAGCTGGGCAGGGGCAGCGCACAGGAAGACCCTCCCTGCATAATGACACAATCAGGGACAATCAGAGAAAGCTGCAGGCCCAGGCGGTCAGCCCAGACATGAGGAGGCCTTTGAAATGCAAGCACTTCTCTACCGGCACTTTAGACAAAACCACAGCAGAAACAAACCCAACAAAACTCAAGAAAAGGGAAGCTAGCGATGAtgactttgtttttcttgtttgttttttgagacaaggtctctgtctgCCGCCCGAGGAGGGAGTGCAGGGAAcggccctcccacctcagcctcctgactataggtgcacaccgccatgcccagctgttttttctGCACAGatgaattttgccatgttgcccaggctggaatcaaactccagggctcaagcaatctactggcctcagcctcctgaagtgctgggattctaggtgagagccaccatgtccagcctgtgGTGACGTTTTAAAGGACCAAACGCGTTTACACTTGGGCAGGGATGAAGTCCAGTATTGGAATCCATGCACACACTGACGCATGCCCTTGTGTACGCCTGTGAACTTGAATGTGGCCATGCTGGACGCAggccttgatatggtttggctgtgtccccacccaagtttCCTCTTGAATTCTAATTCCCACGTGTTGAAAAgcaattggatcatggaggcagctTCCCCCACGCTGTTCTCCTGATAGGGAGGGAGTCTAACAAGATCTGACGGTGTTAAAAGCGGCAGTTTTCCCGTGCtcacttccccttccaccatgattgtcagcttcctgaggcctccccagccatgtgcaactgttgagtccattaaacctctttcctttacaaattaccatCTCGgacagttctttacagcagtgtgagaacccGCTGATACAGGCCTGAACACCAAGAGGTAGACTAAAGGCGCCTACACTGAGGCTGTTTCTTTCACCGTCAGGAATAGCCATGCACGACCTTAAAGTGCCATCCTCGACTCCAGGTGTCACTAGGGACTGTTCAGCACGTTACCCAGAAATGTTGACCGCTACTAAATCCAGAATGAAATTCAGGTATGCTGCTAGAAATTCCAATATCCAAATTACTGTAAGAAAATCATTTACAGCAAAAGCTGAAGGATGTTCAAGGCCCATGCTGAACAGCAGGGAAGATCAGATTTCCATACCCAACACTGCAAGAGAACAGGGCCCCACTGGACACATGGGTAGTTAGAAAACAGAGATGCACAGCCAAAGCCTCCATCAACGTGAGTTCACTCTGTGTCTGCGCCACAGGACACAGGAGGCACTTGCTGCGAGTAACGCGCTGAGGACCTTGCTGCTGGTGGGGAGCAGCTCTGAAGGTCACGAGGATCCCTGGCGTGAAGTCCACAGGCACAGGCGCTCGCCCTCCTGCATTCATCTCTCGTGTGCGTGTGGCAGCCCGCAGCTGCAATCCAGGTGTGACTCAGGAGAGCAGGGCATAAAAGGGATCTGGCTTCCCTGGCTCTGCTGGGATCTGCGCTCCCAGAATCCAGCTCCCGGAGTGTGCAGAGGGATGGGGAGCCCACCCACAGCCCTGCTGAGCCCCACGGGAGAGCCCTCCGACCCAGCACCGCTGACACATGGCAATGAGGCACCTTTGACGGGGTGCATTCAGGTCCCAGAAGAGCCCACAAACTTCCCCTCCCAGCCCCAATGAAACTGCAGACGACCAAATGTCCCAGCAAGCTGAAGAGCGCCGCTGAAGCCCTGGGCGTTCCTGCATCCAGGGGAACCTGAGAAAGGATCCAGTGAGTCCCGTACTGCGCGGCTCCAGAGTGAGCAAGAGGGATTGGCACTTTGTAGGACAGCTTCTCCTTGCACGAGCTGCTTTCAAATGTGCCAACTTCGCAAAGATGAGCTAATGTAGTTTGTGttcttctttgtaaattttttataaataggGGAAATGTGCACGCTCTGAAAAACAGCAGTGCTAGAGACTGAACAGTGTCCCCTCAAATGTCTTACATTGAAGTCCTAACCAAATGTGACTGTACCTGGAGGAAGGTCTTTGGGAGGGGAGGTAATTAAGGCTAATGGGCCATAAGGGTGAGGTCCTAATGCGACATAACTTTAGTCCTATAAGAGGAAGAGAgccaggtggcacatgcctggaatcccagcactttgggaggctgaggaggcggggattgctttagcccaggtgttccagaccagcctgtgcaacattagcaagaccatctctacaaaaaatttaaaaattagctgggcgtggtggcacgcgcctatggtcccagctgctcgggaggctgaggtgggaggactgcttgagccccagaggtcaaggtTATAGTAAGCATTAActtcataccactgtactccggcctgggtgacagcaatGCCCTGCCCCCCACCAGAAAAAAGAAGGTGGGGGCAGGAGAGAGTCATCTCTATCTGTACCATCTCTAACATAGCAACAATACCgccatattatttttcatttatttattttgagacagagtctcactctgtcaccacagtggagtgcagtggtgtgatcttggctcactgcaacctccgcctcccgggttcaagcgattctcctgcctcagcctcccaagtagctgggactacaagcacccaccaccgcactaatttttgtatttttagtagagacggggtttcaccatgttggccaggatggtctggtctcctgaccttgtgatctacctaccttagcctcccaaagtgctggggttactggcataagccactgtgcccggcagaaTACCACCATATTCTTAACTGTGCAGCTGAGAAGAGAGCCCTCCTTAGAAGCCAAATGTGCTGACAACCCCAGCTTTCAGACCTgcagcctccagacctgtgaggAAATACACTCCTGTGGCTTAAGCCgcccagcctgtggtattttgtgatGGTGGCCCGAACAGCCCCATGTGAGTGGCCTGACTCAGCGACCTCTCAACCTCACCATGGTGCTGAAGGGACGCACCCAGGGACAGCCATGCCTCGGCGCCCATGCAGCCCTTCTGTTTCCACTCTCAATGCAGCACTCAGTAAGCTACAAGAGGCATCCACA from the Callithrix jacchus isolate 240 chromosome 1, calJac240_pri, whole genome shotgun sequence genome contains:
- the PROZ gene encoding vitamin K-dependent protein Z, encoding MAGCVPLLQGLVLVLVLHHAEPSVFLPASKANDVLVRWKRGGSYLLEELFEGNLEKECYEEICVYEEAREVFEDDVVTDEFWRQYKGGSPCISQPCLHNGSCQDSTRGYTCSCPPGYEGINCEIAKNECHPERIDGCQHFCLPGQESYMCSCAQGYRLGEDHKRCVPHDQCACGVLASRKSAQDPQDLPWQVKLTNTEGKDFCGGVIIQENFVLTTAKCSLLHRNISVKTHFNRTSKDPLMMKIKHAHVHMRYDADTGENDLALLELERPLQCPGAGLPVCTAEKDFAEHVLIPRTRGLLSGWAHNGTDLGNSLIMLPVTLVEGEECGQLLNVTVTTRTYCERSGVAATHWLEGSVVTREHRGSWFLTGVLGAQPAGGQAHTVLVTKVSRYSLWFKQTIK